Proteins encoded by one window of Musa acuminata AAA Group cultivar baxijiao chromosome BXJ2-9, Cavendish_Baxijiao_AAA, whole genome shotgun sequence:
- the LOC103998948 gene encoding mitogen-activated protein kinase kinase kinase 18-like has translation MAISQWCRGRTIGRGSTATVFLATAFPSGYLFAVKSAVLSLHASLQREQGILSSLHHPNIVSCLGFDVTAESSGGQLSYNLFLEYAPLGSLSECIVKHGDRLEEGVIRSYTGDILRGLAYLHAKSIAHCDVKSRNVLIWPDGRAKVADLGCARPTTGDDGTVRPIAGTPMFMAPEVARGEEQGAPADIWALGCTVVEMASGLPPWPDVDVPAAALHRIGFTTDVPKCPGWLSEEAKDFLDKCLRRDARERWTADQLLQHPFLAKRSPPNRFTESDPSQVKVSPRSTLEQSLWDSVADEEEEVEMDRQFDSPEERIRQLISGGFPAANWTCDDNWITVRMSEEEPTVATADAADEPIRHSNTDYISSAADRFSDSVGYGVPDYTDELDDVVIVNQMTGERQICTPAVEVDNNICFSANLLHRLVF, from the coding sequence ATGGCCATTAGCCAGTGGTGCCGCGGCAGGACCATCGGCCGCGGCTCCACCGCTACCGTCTTCCTGGCGACCGCCTTCCCCTCTGGCTACCTATTCGCCGTCAAGTCCGCAGTCCTCTCCCTCCACGCTTCGCTGCAAAGGGAGCAAGGTATCCTCTCCTCTCTCCACCACCCCAACATCGTGTCCTGCCTCGGCTTCGACGTCACCGCCGAATCCTCGGGCGGCCAGCTCTCCTACAACCTGTTCTTGGAATACGCGCCGCTTGGTTCGCTCTCTGAATGCATAGTGAAGCACGGCGACCGCCTGGAAGAGGGCGTGATCCGGTCCTACACCGGCGACATACTCCGCGGCCTTGCTTACCTCCACGCCAAGTCCATCGCGCATTGCGACGTCAAGAGCAGGAACGTCCTGATATGGCCGGACGGGCGCGCCAAGGTCGCGGACCTCGGGTGTGCACGGCCGACCACTGGGGACGACGGTACGGTGCGGCCTATCGCGGGCACGCCGATGTTCATGGCGCCGGAGGTGGCGCGCGGAGAGGAGCAGGGGGCGCCGGCCGACATATGGGCGCTCGGGTGCACGGTCGTCGAAATGGCCAGCGGGCTGCCTCCCTGGCCCGACGTCGACGTCCCGGCCGCCGCCTTGCACCGCATCGGCTTCACGACGGACGTCCCGAAGTGCCCAGGGTGGTTGTCGGAGGAGGCCAAGGACTTCCTCGACAAGTGTTTGAGGAGGGACGCGAGAGAGCGGTGGACGGCGGATCAGTTACTGCAGCACCCGTTCCTGGCGAAGCGGAGTCCACCGAACCGCTTCACGGAAAGCGATCCGAGTCAGGTAAAGGTCTCTCCAAGGAGCACACTGGAGCAGAGCTTATGGGACTCCGTAGCagatgaagaggaagaggtgGAGATGGACCGGCAATTCGACAGCCCAGAGGAGAGGATCCGACAGCTGATCAGCGGCGGCTTTCCGGCGGCCAATTGGACATGCGATGACAACTGGATCACGGTAAGGATGAGTGAGGAGGAACCTACAGTCGCTACAGCAGATGCTGCCGATGAACCAATCCGTCACAGCAATACTGATTACATCAGTTCAGCAGCAGATCGCTTCTCTGATTCTGTTGGATATGGTGTTCCAGACTACACTGATGAATTAGATGATGTAGTAATTGTGAATCAAATGACTGGGGAGAGACAGATCTGTACACCTGCTGTTGAGGTCGATAATAATATTTGTTTTTCTGCTAATTTGCTGCATCGATTGGTCTTTTAG
- the LOC103998949 gene encoding uncharacterized protein LOC103998949 has translation MPSGPKKRKAARRKKEMALRPANPAAPPQDSEQHDDLVPVEDSKESDGGSPASSSSSLSRENHRFRSAEALLGSEAVAFVSRAEDAESGKGATLAEEDDEGPVVAGNDLAFTNAAESIAGSEDSALEFDESEKEDEKPAEETALEFEKIVAMTEERGPTDEVAAKCFEETSGEAAAKVVPLRDADEALEQLGEQNHEARSVDGKTETLPTAEVELPATPLHHATWWNCCGLLDVFAGSRR, from the exons ATGCCATCGggtccgaagaagaggaaggcGGCCAGGCGCAAGAAGGAGATGGCTCTCCGCCCTGCAAATCCTGCTGCTCCTCCTCAGG ATAGTGAGCAACACGATGATCTGGTGCCCGTTGAGGACAGCAAGGAGAGCGACGGTGGATCCCCCGCATCTTCCTCCTCGTCTTTAAGTCGCGAGAACCACCGTTTTCGATCTGCCGAAGCGTTGTTAGGGTCTGAAGCTGTTGCGTTCGTTAGCAGAGCAGAAGATGCGGAGAGCGGTAAAGGAGCAACCTTGGCCGAGGAAGATGACGAGGGGCCTGTTGTTGCGGGAAATGATTTAGCTTTTACGAATGCGGCTGAGTCCATCGCTGGATCAGAAGATTCGGCTTTAGAATTCGATGAATCTGAAAAGGAAGATGAGAAACCTGCCGAGGAGACAGCTTTAGAATTCGAAAAGATTGTTGCTATGACTGAAGAGCGGGGGCCGACTGATGAGGTTGCTGCTAAGTGTTTTGAGGAGACTTCGGGCGAAGCCGCAGCGAAAGTAGTGCCGCTTCGTGATGCGGATGAGGCTCTCGAACAGCTCGGCGAGCAGAATCATGAAGCCCGCAGTGTCGATGGGAAAACTGAGACTTTGCCGACCGCTGAG GTTGAGCTCCCTGCTACACCTTTGCATCACGCAACCTGGTGGAATTGCTGCGGCTTGCTTGATGTTTTTGCAGGTTCTAGGAGATAG